A window of Deinococcus cellulosilyticus NBRC 106333 = KACC 11606 genomic DNA:
ATGATCAACGGTGCTTCCAAAGGCGAAGGCCCTGACCTGGTTGTTTCTGTGCCTAACGACTGGCTCGGCGAAATGGCCGCTGCTGGTGTGCTGGAGCCCATGGACAAGTACATCACCGGCTCTGCCAAGTCCGACATCGAAAAAGTCGGCCTGAACGCCTTCACCTACAAAGGCAAACTGTTCGGTGTTCCCCTCTTCGCAGAAGCTGTGGGCGTTGTGTACAACAAGAAACTGGTCCCCAAAGCCCCCACCACCTGGGCTGCTTTCCTGAAAACCGCCCAGACCCTGACCGATCCTGCCAAGGGCACCTACGGCTTCATGGCTGACCTCACCAACAGCTACATGAACTACGGTGTGATCAGCGCCTACGGCGGATACATCTTCAAGAACAACGGCGGAACCCTCGACACCAAAGACCTCGGTGTGGGCAACGCTGGTGCAGAAAAAGCCATGGCGTTCCTGAACGACCTGCGCTACAAGTACAAACTGATCCCTGAAGGTGTGGACGGCCAGCTCGCCAAGTCCGCTTTCGTGGACGGCCAGCTCGGCATGTTCCTCACCGGACCCTGGGACATGGGCGACATCAAGAAAGCCAAGATCGACTACGGCATCATGCCCTTCCCCACCCCTCCCGGAGCCGCTGGCAAGTGGAGCCCCTTCGTCGGCGTGCAGGGCCTGATCATGAACAGCTACAGCAAGTCCAAGACCGAAGCTGCTGCTTTCGCCAAGTTCCTGGTCGATTCCAACAACGTGGCCGAGTTCAACAAAGCCGGTGGACGCATCCCCCTCAGCAAGAAGGCCAAGAAGGCCCTCGCCTCTGACCCCGTGGTGGCCGGCTTCGGCAAGACCATCGCCATGGGCACCCCCATGCCCAACGTTCCCGAAATGGGCAGCGTGTGGGGACCCTGGGGCAACGCCG
This region includes:
- a CDS encoding sugar ABC transporter substrate-binding protein codes for the protein MKKATLAMAVLSLALGSAQAAKITVWTHYGTAELKWLNDAAKAYAAKSGNTVDVVAVPFGDIRTKMINGASKGEGPDLVVSVPNDWLGEMAAAGVLEPMDKYITGSAKSDIEKVGLNAFTYKGKLFGVPLFAEAVGVVYNKKLVPKAPTTWAAFLKTAQTLTDPAKGTYGFMADLTNSYMNYGVISAYGGYIFKNNGGTLDTKDLGVGNAGAEKAMAFLNDLRYKYKLIPEGVDGQLAKSAFVDGQLGMFLTGPWDMGDIKKAKIDYGIMPFPTPPGAAGKWSPFVGVQGLIMNSYSKSKTEAAAFAKFLVDSNNVAEFNKAGGRIPLSKKAKKALASDPVVAGFGKTIAMGTPMPNVPEMGSVWGPWGNAVNLSTSKPSPDYGKILDAAVKEIKSNIK